Below is a window of Enterobacter kobei DNA.
GCATCGTTTTGGCTGGAATGGCGTGGGTGGGTTTATCGCACTGCTGCTGATCGCTGCCCTGCTGGTGGGCCACTGCCTGCATCGGCGTCTGGATTGATTTGCTTTCTTTGCCGGGCGGCGCTGCGCTGACCCGGCTTGCGCGACGGCTTACGAAAATATTCCCATTACGGATGATGCACCCATCAATTCACGGACCGCATCCAGCGTCAATACTACCAATATCACCCAATAAAATGGATTCATAACGTCGCATTCTTATGTTGTTGGTTAACATGAGTTTTATCTATTATGACACAGTATTACCTTTCCTCACAAAAACACAACTTTCGTTTGATTGAAATCAAATTACCCAATAAGAATTTACTCAAGTAAGATTATTTCGCAGCCCCTTCGATGACATGAGGCATTATGGAAAATAAAAATTACCAGCAACTCACCCGTACCTTCACCCGCCTGTCCCGCTTTTCTCACCTCTCAGCGATGGCGGGCTGGGACATGTTCACCATGATGCCGCCGGGCGGCAGCCAGGCGCGCGGTGAAGCGCTGGCGGAACTGAGCGTGCTGCAACACCAGATCCTCACCGATAAAAATGTTGCGGTATGGCTGGAAGGCGCGGCGCAGGAAAATCTGAATGATATTGAACAGGCTAACCTGCGCGAGATGACCCGCCAGTATCAACAGGCGGCGCTGCTGCCGGAAGCGCTGGTGGAAGCCAAATCGCTGGCGGGTAGCAAATGCGAGCACGCCTGGCGCAGCCAGCGTCC
It encodes the following:
- a CDS encoding KPN_01571 family protein — protein: MNPFYWVILVVLTLDAVRELMGASSVMGIFS